From a single Glycine soja cultivar W05 chromosome 19, ASM419377v2, whole genome shotgun sequence genomic region:
- the LOC114400765 gene encoding uncharacterized protein LOC114400765, with amino-acid sequence MSFFWFSNLVRMHLSWPVLTYAATWIILLTLTVAVASMSPQVAFVSAITPSSSFSQKCSSGGSIRMPLDVPGDILCFPAHIFVRSKVDLIVPPVFAAVIVAASACVVRAVGLWEHDQTSSNAN; translated from the coding sequence ATGTCTTTTTTCTGGTTCTCTAACTTGGTCCGTATGCACCTCTCATGGCCTGTGCTAACCTATGCTGCCACGTGGATAATTCTGCTAACGTTGACGGTGGCAGTGGCATCTATGTCACCGCAGGTGGCATTTGTCTCCGCCATAACGCCTTCATCTTCGTTCTCTCAGAAGTGCAGCAGTGGTGGGTCCATTAGAATGCCCCTGGATGTTCCAGGTGACATCCTGTGTTTTCCTGCTCATATTTTCGTGAGGTCCAAGGTTGATCTAATTGTTCCACCCGTCTTTGCAGCGGTAATTGTAGCGGCTTCTGCTTGCGTGGTTCGTGCTGTGGGCTTGTGGGAGCATGACCAAACTTCTTCAAATGCAAATTAA